Part of the Cydia pomonella isolate Wapato2018A chromosome 5, ilCydPomo1, whole genome shotgun sequence genome is shown below.
aaaatggtaatctttttctaaatctgcactcccataaacctaaaaaccgatttacatgacgacttttatgacttactgcatggccgccatcttggattccaaaatcgtcatcattttcgaaatcagaactccctaaaacctaaaaatgatgatttttatgacaaagtgtgtggccgccatcttactaaaaccggatacaaataagcatctatatagtaagtcaacattaacgaaaagtacttttacgtcggtacttacaatataactatcgaatcaattacgtaatgcccatctctgccgcggtgccgcagcggtgggggaaaggcgcgggagaggggtaaggcttaccctaaaccgaaaggttaccggttagtacacgcaaaacacaaaccgaatcagctcctgtaagcggtaaccacttgttacgattaggttaatctgaataatacgggttaatcattattgttgggtaaccggttgaacgggttacccaaacgattagcttatcatatgaaggggttacccattcgaacgggtaagccaaatgaacgggttttccggtccctggTTTAAAGAGTTACTTTTACCAATACGGCAAATATCATGATATTTCGTATAGCTATAAGTTCCTAAAGCCATTGGTACGAGTCGAGATTCGATCGAATCCACGAACTTTTACCAGCACTCATTCCAACATTTATACGTACGTGTTAGAATGGCCGCTAGTTTCGAGGGGACATTGTTTTGACAGTGCAGGAAGTACTTCATTTACTTTATAGGGATGAAAGAGTTTAGCGTGGGGAGGCCTTTGACCGGAAGGTTACAATTTTAATTGGAGTTTATTTACGTCAAAaccgtttgtttttattttgaaaaataactaaGTCAAAAGAATAACTGCTACGAttataattaatgttatttacTGCCCTATTATTGATACACTTGGCACCCTACATATGATTTCATTCCTCGGCCAATATTTATGGCTACAAAAATAGTTGCCAATGAGAGGTATAAAATCTATTAAGTACTAAAACAAACCTAAAACATCAATATacaaatgtatttatattattatgtactaAAGGTTTTtcagaaatatgaaaaaattaaattaggtaggtataggtatcaTTGTAAACttcgataaaataataataaaaattaaattattaacactTGAATTAGCACTGGTATAGCCTACATCCAAAATGTACGCCTGTCGACATTATGTCATAAATTCatactaaatattttcaataattactATACAAACTTATCAATTAATCTGAAGTCTAAAAAGCTATATGCCTAAATTgcctaaaatacattttttttgctccatAAAGGTTATTTAATCGATTTCACACCCAGTAGGATGGCCTACTAAAGCATTGTTAACTATATATGGATATCCATGAATAAAAATTACCTATTAGATATACTCACTTTCATATTCGAAAAGCCAACCTAATGAAAACCACGATAATTCATTGAAGCTTCCTTACGCTCAATAAGCGTGTCCAAATGATCGACTCGCATCCTGTAATACATCAATCGatatacaaaaactaccccAACACTAAACTCTAATAAAAAGTCCTAAGCGCCCTTTAAACTctaatatttacttttaaaaaagcAACCTTAATGAAGTTTAACAAGGCTTCTTTTCCTAGGAATCAACAGTTAGTAGCTTTCAAATGAAACAGTAGAATAGGAAGCTTCGATCGCATTACATGAAATGATTCGAGTTTGCCgagttttaacaaaatattttgtttaatttgcgCCCTTGCAGTATTAGTTACAGAGTTCAATTTATAACAACAGTTGTAGTGTCTTATTGGATTTTAATCTATACCTGTCGATATGTGATTGTGCAAACGCAATGCTTCCTGTGTATTGTAACGATCGAGTGTCCATCGATTCCTATACAATCGCTTAAAAAATATCGTATCTTTATATAAGTTGCATAGTGACATGCGACATTTTAGCATCAATGAGATACGTAAAAGGAAGGAAGTGTAAATCGCtgttacttttattgaaaaaatgttaatatgaGTGTTGTCGACTTTACACAGCAGAAGGTCACTTATACATAAATAGGACTTTGATAAAAAACAATGATTAGATATTTTGGATATGATCAAAGATGTCTTCGTAAAaagtacttaaaatattatttaagtatggcgaattttaaaattagaaatgtTCCGAAAAgcaatatttaataacaaacaaaaaaaaaaaacaataattagtaACGCTGGTTAAGAAAAAGCATTGTtaactatttttaaaaaccATAAGGCAATTTTTTATTGTCTTAGTtgattatttgtactgtttctgtattgaggtgtgcaataaagtatatttgtattgtattgtattgtaaatagttCTTGTAAAGCGTATATAAAGTGTATCTGTGAGTAAAGTAATAGTAAAATTGATGGTTTATCTTAAAGTTCATAAAATCCAAAAATGATAAATCTCAGTTCCGTCCGCTTCCCACAACCACCTGACTTCCATCTTCCATCATTAACCATCTGAACCATTTGATAAACCATCTGCCATGCCTTCCCACCCTCAGGAAAGCTTTCCTGTGACAGGTGGTCATATCAACTTACCTATACAATCTAAATCGACGGATCTCTACCGTCAAAATATCGCACTTACGTCCTATAGTTACAAACTATCCAAACTATGCGTTGTATCCAAAAAGGCTTATGACTGTATCAAAAGCACTCCTCTTATAACCTTTTGATAACAGTGAAACACACGCTCCGTATCGTAAAAGACGTAAACACAAGCGAAATCCTCCGCACTTAAGCTCTTTGGTAACTGCAGTGTGAAAGGGCTGcatatccggctcgaaggaccacgGGCACGGGTGTTGGGCTCAGTTGCGCGTTCGACGCGGTCCGAGTGACAGCCAGTGATGATCGAGTATAAAGAGTACAAGCCGGTACCGGCGCCGCGGCTGCGGCTCGCGTTCCATCCGCATAATATTCATGTGAGTGGATTTGGTgatctcataaatatattcgtGATTATTTGGTggatttgttacaaattttgtgatttttaattGCCATCTTTGGCGGTATTGTCAAAACAttagtgtttaatttgtttgtttaatatCGCAAAAGAAAGCGAAGTAACCACATTTTTCCAAATTAATTGGTAATAAAAACCTTTTCATATGAAcggaaaatatatatacataaaacatTTCGTGTATATCGAACTACTGTGTGTACTGATCCGAGGAACTTATTACTAGCAAAACACAATAATAGTATTAATCTCGAAATAACTAATGCAATCAAGCGTCGGTAAATTTAAAACGATTTTTTCTCCCATTGGAATTAACAATAAGTGAATTCCAAAATTGTTGTGAACCTTttttaatgaatataaaaatatcgttTGCGAACGCTTTCGcagatctttttttttcattatccATTAGTGTTATTAAAAGAGCATTTTTATTAGCCATTTTGGGTGAGCGTGAGAATCTGAGATCTAGACGCCGGGTCTGGTGCACGGGCGCACGCGGAACCTGCTTTGCCGCAATCCTGGCATTCTACCGCGTTGAGCAACCAGCCAACCACTATCACCTTCCTGTGGTCTAAGCGACTGATTAAAGGGCTTTCTATACGTATATGATATGGCAGGAGACCAAACAATTAAAGATACTGAAAAGTTGAGACCTGAGATAAACTTAAGTATaaagataaattaagtatttagcCTGActattaaaagttttttttatgtttagaCTTAGTCAACGACACGTGCTAACCAAGTATACTTACTTGATTGATGGTATATGTATCACttggtaggtacctaaaactaattcaaatatttttttgataaatcgcCCTTTGGTTACTATATAAGTTAGGGAAAAACTGTCCCTATCCTACATcaaatgatttctgatttctattgaaaaatatacctactgaaAAAGCAACACCATTCTGCCAAATATGAGTTTACTTTTTGCTCCGTTTAGGTATTTACGTTCGCCATGTTTTTTATAACCGgatttaaaagtttaattataaaatgttatccCTAAGATCAATGATTGTCTTTTTTGTCAAACtatagatagaaaaaaaaaccattgaaGACTTACACCTTATAAGTCGATCTCGTTTTACCGCTCTAACCATATCCTTTCTATTGTCCACAGACCACAATCAAAGTATACGCCCGTCGGCTCCGCCCGGACATCGAATACAAGACCCTCTCCGTGACCTGGGGCACGAGGGCCCAGGAGGTCGTCGCCACGCTCCTGGGCAAGTTCAGGATGAGGCACAGAGACCCTCGCCTGTTCTACCTGAGCATGGAAGTGAGGGTGCGAGCTGCGGGCTTGAGGACGACGCTGGTCTTGGACGATGACGCAAGGCCGGCAGCGCTGCAGGCTTGCCATCCGAAAGGATACTCTAAGTGAGTACACTGTCTGTCTATGATTGCATGATCACTGTCATCTGTTCTACCTGAGCATGGAAGTGAGGGCGCGCTCTTGAGGACGACGCTGGTGTTGGACGACGATGCGAGGCTGGCGGCGCCATATGCCTGCCATCCGAAAGGGTACTCTAAGTTAGTATACTGTCAGTTTATAGTTGCATGATTAATTGAACGAGACCTTCGCTTAGGTCTACTCAAGCACCCTAAACTTACATGATCCATTTATACTACTGTTGTACTCTTAGTAATCtaacaaaatacttatttaacaaGTTATTCTGTTATGAAATGTATCATCCGTATTATCAATCGAATGGACTTTCTTGGATAAGTTATCGAGTCTCATGTGAAGTTTACGAAATTTTTCCATATGGAGTTTTCGCAATTGTGGAAATTCTCGAACGGCACATCAGTACTTGTGTACTGGACTTGTATAATACTGTGTGTGAAATCCTAATTAGTGCACCGATCGGTGAGTCACAAGGTTAATGAGTGTTGATAACATAATTGAATGTCAACAATCCACTGGGTTTTCCGACCACACAGTTacttaacattttgaaataaatgataattaaaaGCATTTTCCCTAACTTTCATTTATTGATTTggaaattttaaaacataagaatATACCCCAAAAAAACCTTAATGGCTAAATCGTAGATTACATAAATAGCATGATACTTAGCAATAGTAATTATTaatctaaaacaaaaataaactgtaGTTAATACACTAGTGTTACTTAGCGAGTTCCTCAGGCTCCACGTGCCACCATTCCTGTGATTATAGTTTGGTAAATATACAATGTCTCTGAATTCTGTACCATTGTTTACTGTCCCACTTTGCTACACAAATCTCATCGCGATTTACTGAAAATGTATGGTGACATTTAAGACATTTGTTTACATTCAGGAAATGTTGCAGCTTGTTGTTTACAAAAAACACATGATGAATGAATTAGTCAACAGTGACGAAGATGTACGAATAGATTTCATTTCAATAGACATTACAAGAAGTTTTTTTGGAATATTATTACTTTATAGTGGCACCAACATAGATTTTGCCTTTTTCCCTTCAGCATCTTTTTGTCCACATTTACATTTACTTTATCAACCAGACGTGAGTAATTAGTGGAATAATCACGTTGTGTGATCGTTAATGAATCAATGAAGTAAGTCAAGATATACGCATCACTGAAGAATGGTTATTCTGTGGCGTATAGAATAGTAGAAGTAGAACCCAAAGCTTTTAAGCGCAGTAAAACAAGAAAGAACGCTACTTTTCCCGCAGAAAATCTGACAGGCGAAAGTTAATGATCCTCACTTTAGCTATTCCAAACACAGCCATATAAATAACCTCGGCTTTTCTCCGGACCACCGGCTAGCCTCTTAAAAAAGACTTTTGTCTTCCGCTGCTATTCCTGctcactaaaaataaaataaaaactcacgATCAACTCTTCAAACGATAGCTTTTACTCCATTAACATAAAACATGTTTCAGCTTGATTAGTGAAAAGAAAGTTAGGTTCTCTCGGACCATATGGACCGTGTTGTGTTGACATTTCAAATTACAGACCAAACTTAAGTAACAGTTATTAGAGATCTTGTTCTAAAGTAGTAGTGGTTATAATTGCTTGACTTATTGTAATGGTTTTTAAGTTGGTGTACGTTTTGTAAACATAATACTTCTAATTATTGCTGTGTCGATAAAAAGAGGTTTTTGATCCAGTAATAGATTTAGAGGGGTTGGTTTCTTACACTTTGGATTAGAAAGTACTTCATTTTATTGAGATAATTAAAATAGGCCACCCTTTTGTGGAAGGGTGCCCTTAAAGATAACAAAAAACTAATTAGTTGCTAGTCGAATGTCTTATTTTAATGGTATGTTGGTAATTTGTAAGAAAAGGGTCttacatttaatgtatttttataggaGAAGAGAGGATAATTTGACTTTTTACAAAATTAGTCTCTGGACAAAGACAAcatgactattttattttaaaaatggatgcaaataattaattaatctcCTATATTTGCCTGTGCGCTCATatccatattattataatcttttcattattaatgttttatctcgtgcaagtgaattgtaaaattctTAATGAGATTAAATGATCTTATACCTTATATTTTTTGACATGGGCTCAGGTAAAACAATATTTTCCTACCAATCTTTTGTAGAATCGACTACCATTTCCAATCGAAAAACAAGCAGAAAGTAGATAAGTACAGTAAACTGTAGTAAATAGACTTTGATTGATGCTGCGACCAAATCTGTCGAATGTTTGTGACATACTCACTTAAATACTTCTCGCGTGCATTTTGCAGTACGATGCCCATAAGGGTGAGAGTGGCTCGTGAATGGCACATTCACCAGTACTGAACGTACTACTTTTTGGCTCTTCTGATAACTCCTACTCAACTTATAAGTAATCTTACAGTCGTTTACCAAAACATTTACTAAATTCTCCTTTTCTTCTTTTCAGGTTCTCTCTTGAGATGCGCCCTGGCGGCCTGGTGAAGATCTACGACTCTGCACTGATGTCGTCCTCCCAGTACAAGTGCTTGCTGACCAGCGAGCGGACGACTGCTGACGAGCTGCTGGCGATTCTCCTGCAGTGCTACAATTCGGCCGAGGGCGTGGAGCGGTTCTCTCTGTATGAGGTACATTGGTGGACTTAAACGAACATGTTTTCGAACAactaagattttaaaatttaaggtttttttcaCGTATCTCAGACTCACATGAAACGGTGGCACTTTTGAAATGATGTCTGCTACAGCAAACTGCGAATTGATGTCTAACTTTTTTAACCTAATCTCTTCCAATATTTAGTTGAAATAAACGCCTAGCGCTAAACACTGTGCGCTTGTGTTAAAATACTTATTGCTTTTAAAAATCTGCAGGCGTTCCAAAAATATCACAGTAAAAttacgagtattttttttaacataacatAAGTTACATTATAACaggtttgttttttaattttcaggTGTGTCCCTCACAAGAGTATGAGCGCAAACTACACCCTGACGACCTACCCTTGCTCGTTCAACGAGCGTGGCCCGCCGACAGCGACTGTCACTTCCGGGTCCGGCGCAACCCTCGCGCGCCGCCCCTCCCGCCGCGAACCCTCCCCCCGCCAGAGGAACCCGAGGACGAACCCTCCCGAGCTCTGTCAGCTCTCTCCTTAGAGTCAGACAGTGACAATAGGAGGTACAGTCCAGTCTACAAATTCCCTAGCATCAGCTATTGCAAGGAAACGAAAAACGACTATCTCTACATATGACTCGCTAAGTGAACTGTGCAAGTGTAAATAAGACTTATTTTCGTGTGAAGTGTAAATAGCTTTTACCTCAGGAGTTTACGTTTCTAGGAGTGAAACCAAAGACGTATGGCTTTGATTAATGGGATACTAAACTGTATTGACAATGCAACAGAGACTATTAATCGATGGGGTGAAATACGTAACCTTCCCATCTTCAATTAAATGTATTGGATTATGTAAAAATAGCATGTAACAATTTATTTTCTAGTCTTGTAGTATTTCACCTCGGTAAAGAGTATGTATCTTCTATCGTTACCAAAATTCGGACAATAATTGAATCGGGCTTAGTGTAAATTATCTTGTAAATaactaatataaattttagctagtAGACACCAAAGAGGCAAACGAGAATATATGAAATTAGAGTTATTTTTCTGTTAtgtattgtaatgtttaatttatttatgaaaatggCTGCCGCCTGTCGAATTTCAACACCTGTAATAAAACGCAAGTTTGTCATAAAATGTGGACTTTATTTCACCCCAAACCCCGAATACGATCCGTATCGAAGAAAACGGCCATTcgatataaagtattttatttacaaatgatTGCAACAATGAAGTACAGACGATGCAATATAATTACAGAGTATGTATGTTCAAAAAATGGGAAATGGATAATATCTAATCGGtactaaaattatgttttatgtaaaatttatacATTCCACGCGAGCTCCGTACTTCGAGTGCGACAGTGTTACTAGCCTAATCTGCCGCGCGTACAGTCCTCGGCCTCCGCGCAAGCGTGCCTAAAGCTCAGCGAATCGAAACAGCGCGGAAACTAGACCCGCGGCCGCGGAACGACGAGGGAGCTCGTCGAGGCGGCGGGTCTGCAAAACAACCGTTCACAAGCACCACTCACTCCGGCGGGGgcggcccgccgcgcgcgcgctACACGGCGTTGAGCGCGCGCCGCGACGGCCCGTACTCCTCCGCCGGCTCCCGCTCGCGCCGCGCCCGCTCCTCCCGCCCGTAGCCCTCCCGCGGGTACTCCCGCCCGTAGCCGCGCTCGTACTCCTCGCGGGCGTACGCGTCGCGCGTGTAGTCGTGCCCGTATGCCTCCCGCCCGTAGCCTTCTGCGGCGTAGCCCTCGTAGTCTCGGGGATCTCGCGCCTCCCTGCCCTCCCCGCGGCCGTAGCGCGCGTACCGCTCGCGTGGATCTCTCGGATCCCTCGCGTCCCTGGGATCCCTCATGTCCCGCAAATCTCTCGGGTCTCGCAGGTCACGCATGTCCCGCGGGTCCCGCAGCTCCCGCGGATCGCGCGGGTAGTACTCCTCCTCGAGCCGGTCCGGCCGCGGCTGTCGAGACCTTCCACCTGGAAAAAGAGCATGGCATTAAGGAGTGATGAAAGTCGTTGTTGATGCGAAGAGCCCGCCAGCAGAGACGTTTTCTTATCATCATCGTTAGTGTTTGGCCAAAGTGCCCTCAAACAGGGCAACGTGCCTACAATAAACGTAACGGGGAAAATTATAGGCGGTTTCTCCATGACACTTACTCAGGTGGAAGAACATCGTCGATAGGACACATACTTCAACCCCGTAGAGATGACACCTAACAATCTGGCTTAACAATTCCATGCCCATGagtaatgaataataaaaacctTGGGTTCTGTAGTACATGCCCATCTCACTCGTTCTTACATCTCAACGTTTATCCacgacagaaaaaaaaatcatctcatGAACTTGCTCGCTTGTGTTAGATGACTGTTTATTATCGATGTCAAAGGGATGTAGGCTCGGGTAACAATAAATTACTCCTACCAGTAAGATAAGAAAACGTCTCAGCCCACAATGAAATCCAGCACACTGCAAACACACGGGCTTGACACGCGGGGGCACGCGCACTTACGGCCCTACGACACAAGACTGAGAGACATCTGCATGATGGCGCCGGTGGTCCGGACCTTGCCCGGGCACGGCAGCACGTATTCCGCGCACGGCGGCGGCGTCGGCGCGGCTGTGGAGAAGCAAGCGTCAAGCAAGCCCTAACTTCAACGATGACCATTGTTATATGTCGGTCCGTCATCTGGGTATCGCTAATAGATCACGACAATGAACTGCAGGGATGCGATATTGATCCAAATCAAATTACCCGCAGTATCCTCAGTGGATTCTCAAGATCACTTAGATGTTGGCTAATATGAATGAGTTTGTATATTGAATACGTTAACCAGGCTCAAACGGATGATGACGGGCGGCTGGGGATGTGGAACATTCCCAGAGTGATTCTAGATCAAAGTGACAAATCACAAGTACTCAAGTACGGGATGACATAACATCAACCAAATATGCGTTTAGGGGTAgggatattaatttaaaaaaaaagtttactaTATTTATTAGGGTATTAACGTTGGATATTCGTAAAAGGTATGTAAAAATTCCATTACACAATTCAATGTATCACCTGAGAGATCTTTGTAGGTAATCTATTGCAGATACCACGTTAATATTATGATTAGGTATCGATATCGATCTCTGAATGCATGTCgaggtacagtaagctgcatCAAAGATCACCCTCGACCATGTTGTAAGTGTGGTCTTATTTAAGCTTACCATGGTGAGGTATATAGAACCTTGTATAAAGCTGACCATACATCTATTAGGAAAAACCTAAGCACAGTTAGTAAGCGGCACCCTCAATGCTAGTGAAGCGGGTTATGCCGCTAGAAAGAGTTCGGAACCTGTGGTGGCTGCTGCTATATTATATACTGGAATAATGTCTTCAGCTCGTTAGTGCGCCTGGCCTGACGCTTGTACTGAAATGAACAGGTCAGTGGGTGAGGGACAGTGCTAGGGCTGTGGGATTAGCTACAATTGACACGGAAATAGGACACATACGATATGCATTCATTAGGACACATATAGGTACAACATTGCTACAAAGATATACCTTCTATGGATCTACTATAGTCGAGTTTAGGTATAAACAAAgtaagataaatataatatctttatcaATTGATAGATACAACTATATATAAGGGTATCACCGTATTTGCCGACGTCAAATCAGCTAAAGCATATCAATAACAGTTAATTCCTTAAGAGTGTTAAACAACGTTATTCGTGGGCTAGATCGACCGATAACGaattaagtataaattaaaataaaaaatgacatctGCTCAAGCCGATTCAGTGAAGAAAATTCGGTGACACCCAACGTCTCTAGAAATATCATGAGCGACACACGGCCATAATTTGTTGCACCGATTTTCATCCATTTGTAAACTTGCAACTCGTTTCTACATACCATAATTCTTAATCGATAAAAATTGGTGACTGATTCAGgcaataactaaaaatatactGAGTGGATGGTGAAATTCGACTTTATCGCGTTTGAACAAAAGATCGTCGTGTGCAATGGCTATAAAATGTccgtatataatatatagttttaaGATAGTGCTATTGACAATCATACttttatttcgtacataaagtAAAAATGCATTTCTAACTACAAGGTACCTCGTGCACCTAACATTGAATCATGCCTTTGGCCCAATTTTCCATATTATAAAGTGACGTTTGTTCAAACAAAATATAGCATGTTGTTGAATACTTACACATCTCGATCGTATTTGCAAAATTGGGCCTAATAATATACGGTGGTACATTACCTTTAGGGCTAACAAAATTGGCTGTATTACTGTCAACTTGACAAACGGTATTTAAAATTGGGTATATTCAGGTGTAAATTAAATGAAGGGACTTTTGACAAGATTAATAAATTGCTTCATCAAATACTTTTGGCAAAATACCATCGTGTAAATTTTCTATGTTAACTGTTATCGGACATTCGATATTAACTGACGTGTTTCTGCATAAA
Proteins encoded:
- the LOC133518177 gene encoding uncharacterized protein LOC133518177 isoform X2 — its product is MIEYKEYKPVPAPRLRLAFHPHNIHTTIKVYARRLRPDIEYKTLSVTWGTRAQEVVATLLGKFRMRHRDPRLFYLSMEVRVRAAGLRTTLVLDDDARPAALQACHPKGYSKFSLEMRPGGLVKIYDSALMSSSQYKCLLTSERTTADELLAILLQCYNSAEGVERFSLYEVCPSQEYERKLHPDDLPLLVQRAWPADSDCHFRVRRNPRAPPLPPRTLPPPEEPEDEPSRALSALSLESDSDNRRYSPVYKFPSISYCKETKNDYLYI
- the LOC133518177 gene encoding uncharacterized protein LOC133518177 isoform X1, encoding MLKHVAVSPHRARADSVSLASSASCCSLGSLDHRHDSVGDLSQRTTTIKVYARRLRPDIEYKTLSVTWGTRAQEVVATLLGKFRMRHRDPRLFYLSMEVRVRAAGLRTTLVLDDDARPAALQACHPKGYSKFSLEMRPGGLVKIYDSALMSSSQYKCLLTSERTTADELLAILLQCYNSAEGVERFSLYEVCPSQEYERKLHPDDLPLLVQRAWPADSDCHFRVRRNPRAPPLPPRTLPPPEEPEDEPSRALSALSLESDSDNRRYSPVYKFPSISYCKETKNDYLYI